A single window of Cololabis saira isolate AMF1-May2022 chromosome 24, fColSai1.1, whole genome shotgun sequence DNA harbors:
- the atp5f1b gene encoding ATP synthase subunit beta, mitochondrial, giving the protein MLGAVGRCCTGALQALRPAGQPFKALVGSPAVLSRRDYAAPAAAAATANGRIVAVIGAVVDVQFDEGLPPILNALEVAGREARLVLEVAQHLGENTVRTIAMDGTEGLVRGQKVLDTGAPIRIPVGPETLGRIMNVIGEPIDERGPISTKQTAPIHAEAPEFTDMSVEQEILVTGIKVVDLLAPYAKGGKIGLFGGAGVGKTVLIMELINNVAKAHGGYSVFAGVGERTREGNDLYHEMIESGVINLKDTTSKVALVYGQMNEPPGARARVALTGLTVAEYFRDQEGQDVLLFIDNIFRFTQAGSEVSALLGRIPSAVGYQPTLATDMGTMQERITTTKKGSITSVQAIYVPADDLTDPAPATTFAHLDATTVLSRAIAELGIYPAVDPLDSTSRIMDPNIVGSEHYDVARGVQKILQDYKSLQDIIAILGMDELSEEDRLTVARARKIQRFLSQPFQVAEVFTGHMGKLVPLKETIKGFQSILGGEYDALPEQAFYMVGPIEEVVEKAAKLAEEHS; this is encoded by the exons ATGTTAGGAGCCGTGGGACGCTGCTGCACCGGGGCTCTGCAGGCTCTCAGGCCCGCGGGCCAGCCCTTCAAAGCCCTCGTTGGATCCCCAGCCGTCCTTTCCC GCAGAGACTATGCTGCTCCCGCCGCGGCTGCCGCCACCGCCAACGGCCGCATCGTGGCCGTCATCGGTGCCGTGGTGGACGTGCAGTTCGACGAGGGCCTGCCCCCCATCCTGAACGCCCTGGAGGTGGCCGGCCGCGAGGCCCGGCTGGTGCTGGAGGTGGCTCAGCATCTGG GAGAGAACACTGTGCGCACCATCGCTATGGACGGTACCGAGGGTCTGGTCCGTGGACAGAAGGTTCTGGACACTGGTGCCCCCATCAGAATCCCCGTGGGCCCAGAGACGCTAGGCAGGATTATGAATGTGATTGGCGAGCCCATCGACGAGAGGGGTCCCATTTCTACCAAACA GACTGCCCCCATCCACGCTGAAGCCCCTGAATTCACCGACATGAGCGTGGAGCAGGAGATCCTGGTTACCGGCATTAAGGTGGTGGACCTGCTGGCCCCCTACGCCAAGGGAGGAAAGATCG GTCTCTTCGGCGGCGCCGGTGTCGGCAAGACCGTGTTGATCATGGAGCTGATCAACAACGTGGCCAAGGCCCACGGTGGTTACTCGGTGTTTGCCGGTGTGGGAGAGCGAACCCGCGAGGGCAACGACTTGTACCATGAGATGATTGAGTCTGGCGTCATCAACCTGAAGGACACCACCTCCAAG GTGGCGCTGGTGTACGGACAGATGAACGAGCCCCCAGGCGCCCGCGCCAGAGTGGCCCTGACCGGACTCACCGTGGCTGAATACTTCCGTGACCAGGAGGGGCAGGACGTGCTGCTCTTCATCGACAACATCTTCCGCTTCACACAGGCCGGCTCTGAG gtGTCTGCCCTGCTGGGTCGTATCCCCTCTGCTGTGGGTTACCAGCCCACTCTGGCCACTGACATGGGAACCATGCAGGAGAGAATCACCACCACCAAGAAGGGCTCCATCACATCTGTGCAG GCCATCTACGTGCCCGCTGATGACTTGACTGACCCCGCCCCTGCCACCACCTTCGCTCACTTGGACGCCACCACTGTGCTGTCCCGCGCCATCGCTGAGCTGGGAATCTACCCCGCTGTGGATCCCCTGGACTCCACCTCCCGTATCATGGACCCCAACATTGTGGGATCTGAGCACTACGATGTTGCCAGAGGTGTACAGAAAATCCTCCAG GACTACAAGTCCCTCCAGGACATCATTGCCATCCTGGGTATGGATGAGTTGTCTGAGGAAGACAGGCTGACCGTGGCTCGCGCTCGCAAGATCCAGCGTTTCCTGTCCCAGCCCTTCCAGGTGGCCGAGGTCTTCACCGGCCACATGGGCAAGCTGGTGCCCCTCAAGGAAACCATCAAGGGCTTCCAGAGCATCCTCGGTG GCGAGTACGATGCCCTGCCCGAGCAGGCCTTCTACATGGTCGGCCCCATCGAGGAAGTGGTTGAGAAGGCTGCGAAGCTGGCAGAGGAGCACTCGTAA